One Desulfobulbus oligotrophicus DNA segment encodes these proteins:
- a CDS encoding two-component system response regulator, which yields MPVPAEHSTHQSTPLVLVVDDDPAIRLQIRFALENTGLAIAEAGSGEEALALFRENPPDLVMLDVVMTGMDGFSTCWTLRTLPGGSHTPVVMITGMEEPETIVKAFEAGATDFISKPINLLVLGYRVKYWLRSGFILNELRINQQRLFKAQELASMAHWERDLDDNRFQLTCPLPGDFGLSTSSTYDDLFARINPAEQETVRQHIDTACSQEQAFSVQYQITLTGGGERTILNQGEVVWDSAHQHRLAVGIIQDITALKRAEDRIRYLAFYDNLTGLPNRSLFREHWNKLLPLARRHNTRLAVLFIDLDHFKQINDTLGHSSGDKVLVIVGERLKMLFRQSDIVAHNREDQVSSLISRVGGDEFTVLVSDITNPNHVANLAERIIAALREPLQLDEQSVVLTASIGISVYPEDGDNIDTLLKNADTAMYEAKIQGRDNYQFFQTAMNEAAVARFQLSNRLRNALDNRQLILYYQPQFATTSGRLTGVEALIRWQDPEFGLIPPNQFLPFAEENGFIHQINDWVIREACTQAQKWVSAGLFEDSRISVNISGQNINFKRLGETIFEVLKDTGLNPYHLEIELTERVMMEKPDEVCHTLSLLKQAGVSIAIDDFGTGYSALSHLQLFPLNTLKIDKSFIDNLQTTANGHALLQSIIGIAKSFNLRVVAEGVETDDQRLALDGMACDELQGYLLGRPMPRELFEQRLLTDYNQT from the coding sequence ATGCCTGTACCTGCTGAGCACTCGACGCATCAATCAACTCCTCTGGTGCTGGTGGTCGACGACGATCCGGCCATCCGCCTGCAAATCCGTTTTGCTTTGGAAAATACGGGACTCGCCATTGCTGAAGCGGGCAGTGGAGAAGAGGCGCTGGCGCTGTTTCGCGAAAACCCGCCGGATCTGGTTATGCTTGACGTGGTGATGACCGGTATGGATGGATTCAGCACCTGTTGGACCCTTCGCACTTTACCGGGAGGTTCCCATACTCCGGTGGTCATGATCACCGGGATGGAAGAACCGGAGACGATTGTCAAGGCCTTTGAAGCCGGAGCCACGGATTTTATCAGTAAACCCATAAACCTGCTTGTTCTGGGGTACCGGGTTAAATACTGGTTACGATCCGGCTTTATTCTCAACGAGCTGAGAATCAACCAGCAGCGACTGTTCAAAGCCCAGGAGCTTGCCAGCATGGCTCATTGGGAACGGGATCTCGACGACAACAGATTTCAACTCACCTGTCCGTTGCCCGGGGATTTCGGTCTCTCTACATCCAGCACCTATGATGATCTCTTTGCGCGGATCAACCCGGCCGAACAGGAAACAGTTCGACAGCATATCGACACCGCCTGCAGCCAGGAGCAGGCTTTTTCCGTGCAGTATCAGATCACTTTGACCGGCGGCGGTGAGCGGACTATCCTCAATCAGGGAGAGGTGGTATGGGACAGTGCGCATCAGCACCGGCTTGCCGTCGGCATCATTCAGGATATAACGGCGCTTAAACGCGCTGAAGACCGGATTCGTTACCTTGCCTTTTACGATAACCTCACCGGCCTGCCCAATCGCTCCCTTTTCCGTGAGCATTGGAATAAATTACTCCCGCTGGCGCGGCGGCACAACACGCGTTTAGCTGTTCTTTTTATTGATCTTGATCATTTCAAGCAGATTAACGACACCTTGGGACATTCCAGCGGTGATAAGGTTCTGGTCATAGTGGGTGAGCGTCTGAAGATGCTTTTCCGCCAGTCAGACATTGTTGCTCACAACCGCGAAGATCAGGTTTCCTCCCTCATTTCCCGGGTGGGAGGAGATGAGTTCACGGTGCTGGTGTCGGATATTACCAATCCTAATCATGTTGCCAATCTGGCCGAGCGGATCATTGCAGCTCTTCGAGAACCACTGCAGCTTGATGAACAGTCGGTGGTGTTGACCGCAAGCATTGGTATCAGTGTGTACCCTGAAGATGGAGACAACATCGATACGCTGCTTAAAAATGCCGACACCGCCATGTATGAGGCTAAAATTCAGGGCCGAGACAACTACCAGTTTTTCCAGACAGCCATGAATGAAGCAGCGGTGGCCCGGTTTCAGTTAAGTAACCGGCTTCGCAATGCTCTGGACAACAGGCAGCTCATTCTCTATTACCAACCGCAGTTTGCCACGACCAGTGGCCGGCTTACCGGCGTTGAGGCCCTTATCCGCTGGCAGGATCCGGAATTCGGCCTTATTCCGCCGAACCAATTTCTTCCCTTTGCCGAAGAAAACGGATTTATTCACCAGATCAACGACTGGGTTATCCGTGAAGCCTGCACGCAGGCACAGAAGTGGGTGAGCGCAGGGCTCTTTGAAGACAGCCGCATAAGTGTCAATATCTCCGGGCAGAATATTAACTTTAAACGTTTGGGAGAAACTATTTTTGAAGTCCTGAAGGATACCGGTCTCAATCCATACCATCTTGAGATCGAACTGACAGAACGGGTGATGATGGAGAAGCCTGATGAGGTCTGCCATACACTGAGTCTCCTGAAGCAGGCCGGTGTTTCCATTGCCATTGATGACTTTGGCACCGGTTACTCAGCTCTTAGCCATCTGCAGCTCTTTCCGCTCAACACCCTCAAGATCGACAAGTCCTTCATTGATAATCTCCAGACCACGGCAAATGGACATGCCCTTCTGCAGTCGATCATAGGCATTGCCAAAAGTTTTAATCTCAGGGTCGTGGCTGAAGGGGTGGAGACCGATGATCAGCGACTGGCTCTTGACGGTATGGCCTGTGACGAGTTGCAGGGGTATTTACTCGGCAGGCCGATGCCCCGGGAGTTGTTTGAGCAGCGCCTTTTAACTGATTATAATCAGACGTAG